DNA sequence from the bacterium genome:
CGGCTCGGCGAGGCGGAAGCGGCGAAGACGAGTCAAACCGAAGGGCTGGCCTTGTGGCGTGAGCTCAGGCGCCAGGAAGAGGTGGCGCGCACGCTCGTTTACCTTGGCGGCGTCAACTACGAGTTGGGGGATTACAAGGAATCCAACAAAGTGCTGACGGAGGCGCTGCGCATCTGGCGCCGCGAGGGTAAAAAGAACGAAGAGGGGACCACGCTGCGCACCATCGGCCGGGCGTTGGGCGCCCAGGAGAATTACCGCAGCGCGTTGAAGTATTGCGACGACGCGCTGCCCCTCTTGACCGAGGCCAAGAACCAGAAGGAAATGGGTGAAACCAACTACGACGCCGGCGTCTACCGCGAGGCGCTAAAGGAATACGGCGAGGCCGACGCGTCCTACAATAAGGCCAAGCAGGCCTTCGCCGCGGCCGAAGACGAGGAGGGCCAGGCGCGGTGCCTGCGCAAACTGGGCGACGTGTATATGGCGCAGCGCCAATACGACAAGGCCAAGACCAGCTATATGCAAGCCGTCGAGGCCTATAAACCCCTTAAAAAGTACACCTCCGATTTGGCCTTTTGCTACCGCGCGCTGGGCGACGCCGAGTTCAGCACCGCCAACCTGGCCGCGGCCGGTTCCGCTTACAAGAACGCGTACGCGACGTACTCCAATTTGGACGACAAGGAGAACATCGCGTTAGCGGCGAACAAGCAGGGTTTGGTGGAGGCGGGCTTCGGGAAGTTCGAGGCCGGCGAGGCCAAGTACAACGAGGCGCTGAGTATATACCAGGGCCTGCGGGATGACCGCGGCCGGGCCGACGCGTTATTCAACATCGGCGAGGTAAAGGAAAATACTCAGCAACTTAAAGAGGCCGTAAAGATGTACGAGGAGGCTCTGGCGCTCTACAAAACGGTCGGCGCTCAGCTCGAGGTCGCGAATACGTTGAATAAGTTGGGGCTCCTCTACAACCGGGCGGGCGAGGTGGAGAAAGGTCGGTCGTACCTCGACCAATCGCAGCAGCTCTTGCGGTCCATACGGGCGGGCCGCTGACGCCGGGATACTGATGGCGGTTTCGGACAGCTACATTTTCGGCATCGTGGCCAACTGGAAGCAAAAGGACGCCGTCAACGGCGTGGCCTCTTGCTTGGAGGCGTTGGAGAAGCGGGGCCAGCGGTACGTCATCGAGGAGCGGACCGCCGTATGGGGGAATTTGAAGGGCGACCGTGTGGCCATAAGCGATATGGGTAAGGCGTGCGACCTCGTCATCTCTTTCGGCGGCGACGGAACGTTGCTTTCGGTGGGGCGGTTGGTGGCCGCTAATGAAGTGCCGGTCCTGGCGGTGAACCTCGGCGGCCTCGGCTTTCTATCCGAGATGGACATCAGCTTAATGGAAACCGCCGTCGACGCCATTTTAACGGACCGCTTCCTCGTGGAAAGCCGCATGTTGCTCTCGGTCCGGCTCGAGCGTACGAGCGGCGAAGTCGAACGGGACATATTGGCGGTCAACGACCTCGTCTTGGGGCCCAAGGCCATTTCGCGTATCGTCATCGTAAACGCCTATATCCAACGCGAGCGCTTGTTCTCCTACCGGGGCGACGGCATCATCGCCGCGACGCCCACCGGCTCGACGGCGTACTCGCTGTCCGCCGGCGGCCCCATCGTCGACCCGCGCGTAGACGTCCTGTTATTGACGCCCATATGCGCCCACTCCCTCACGGTGCGCCCCCTCATCATCCCCCCCAACCTCGAGGTCGGCATAGAGCTCCACACGCGCGGCAAGGAAGAGGTCGTGATGACGGTGGACGGCCAGGCCACGTACACCCTGGCCGAGGGCGACCGCGCGTACGCCACGCGCGCCAAGAAGCGCCTCCGCCTCATACGTTTGGAGGAGAAGGACTTCTACAAACTACTGAAGGAGAAATTGGGTTGGGGAATCCAGGAATACGTGCCCGAACCGCGCGGCGAGGGATAGTTTAAACCGCTGCAGCGAATACTCTGATGGCCGGCTACGCGCCGGCCAATATTTTTTCCGTCAACCGTATCCGCTCCAGGTTTTCCGGGTCGTCGGGGTCGAGCTCGTACGCGCGGCGATATTCCTTGAGCGCGGCCTCGTACGACCCGGTCGAGAAATAGTACGAGCCCATGTAAGTATGGGCCGTCGCGTTCTCGGGCTCGACGTGCAACGCCCGGCGGAAGTGGGGCTCGGCCTCGCCGTAGCGTTGGAGTTGTGCCAGGCAATAACCCAGCCGCAACTCCGCGTCTTCGTAATCCCGGTGGAGGCTCAGCGCTATGCCGTACTGGGCCGCGGCCGCGGACCAACGCGAGGAGCGCTCAAGGACCGGGCCGCGGTTGTAATGGTCGCCGGCGCGTTCGATGGCGGCCACAACCTCACGGTAGTGCTCGCGCGAGGGCAACCCCGGGAAGAGGGAATCGTCGAAATAGGGATGGTAGCGCCGGGCGACGAAACCGTCGTACGGCCGCCCGACTTCGAAGACGCGGAAGGAATAAGTTTCGTGAATCAGGCGGAAGCGCGTCAACGACTCGGGTTGGAACTGCATCTTCATGCCGACGGCGTCGGCCGGGGGGTTGGGGGTGGCGGCGAAGTACCGGTCGCCCGGGGGTTGGTACACGAGGAAGACGGGGGCGTTGAAGACGACGTACGAGATGCGCCACCGGCGGCATAGCTCGTAGAAGTCGTCCTCGGGGCTCATATACGCGCGCGACGTTTCGACGATCTTGGTCCTTATTTCGGGGACCTCGTACATGGGGTGAAGCGCCACCGGCCTTTCGCTCCAATACATTACGGACGCGCTCAGGCCGAATTGGCCCAGTATAGCCGACCCCTCGGGCGTGTTGTCTTTCAGCCAGAAGAATATTTCGTTGTCGCTCTTGCCGTAGTCCCACAGAGGGTCTTCCTTTTCCGGCAAAAACTCGAGCAGTCGCCGCGGGAGGCCGGGGCGGCCGTAATTCGTCGCCCAATAAAATTGGAACGCTAAAAGCCCCGCTACCAACGCCGCGCCGACGGCTTTGGTCCACGTCCGGCGGGCCGTCGCCGCCGGGAACGCCGCCCATATCGCGGCCCAGGGGGCGAAGAAAATGGTTAGCCGGACCAGAAACCAATATAAAACGGCCGTGATGACGGTCATCGCCGCCGGAAAGAACGGCGCACCTCCCGCCGGGGTTTTCCTCCGGCGTACGTACTTCCCGCACGACCAGAAGAAGGCCGTCGCCGCCGCCACGAGGAGGGGCCCGTATTCGATGAGGGCCCGCTTCAACGTCGTCGTATCGTACGGGCCCATCCAGAAAATGCGCGCGTCGACGGGCAGCCGCGTCGGGTCGTCGGGGTGCACCCCGGCCAGCCGCAGCTTCGCCCATATCAATGCGTACGCGTGGCCGTAGGCGCCGGACCCGACGGCGAGCAGCGACAGAGCCGCCAGCGCCGTCGCGCCGCCGGCCAGCGCCAACCTCCAGCGGACGGTCGCCGGCCGCCGCACCGCGCCCCACGCCGCGAGGGCCGCCGCCGCGGCGACGGTGGGAGACCAGAGGACGCCCTTCGCGAAGAGCGGTTTATTGAGGAGCGCCGCGGCCGCGGTTCCCAGCAACAAACCGACGCCGATATGGCCGTACGCGCCCGGCCGGCCGAGGAACGCCGCGAGGAAAACGGCCGCCAGCAGGACGTTGGCGTAAAACTGGGCCATGTGCCAGCAGCTCAGCGCGTAGAGGACGCACGCGCCCAGCGCCGCGGCGACAGCGATTCTCTTGCCGCGGCCTTTCGGTCTTCCCTCCAGAAGTAACCAAACCAGCGCCGAGCCGGCGAGCAGCGCCGGCGTCGCGAAGTCCTCGCGGAGGTAATTGCCGGCGGCGCGGAGGAACGTGGGGAGGCACGTGGCGTAGAGGGCGGTGGCCGCCCACGCCGGCCACGGCCGCCGGAACATGACCCAGAAAAGAAGGAAAGCCGCGGGAACGTACGTCGCCGCGTAGAACGCCATGAAGTACCGGAGGTACGCGTAGCGGTCGGCCGGGCCGAATCCGGCGCTCCACAGCCTGTAGCTCAAGCCGACGGCGTAGTCCGGCAGCGGCATTATCATCTCGTCGCGCGGAAAGCCTTCGGGCCATTGGACCATCGGGTCGGCGCGCGGCAGCGCCTCGCCCTTCATAATCATTTCCGCGTACCGGAACCGGACCAGCGACTCCGAGTACATCTCGTTGGTTTGGGGGGTAAGCTTTAAAAGGAAGTCGACGCGGGCGACGGCTACGGCGGCCAGGGCGAGCGCCGTCGCGGCCACGACTATGCCGGGTCGGCGCGCGGCCGCGGCCCAAAGCGAACGGGCCCGCGAAACGAGGCGGGAGGGGAACGCAGCCATAGGTTTAAAAAAAGCCCCCGCCGCCGGGGGCCGACCGCGGCCGCTACGAGTTGCGGCCGGCGGTCCGGATGAGGTCCAGCGCGATCACTTGCCGCTGGATCTGGTTCGTCCCTTCGTAGAGCTGCGTGATTTTGGCGTCGCGAAAGTACTTCTCGATGGGGTACTCGCGCATGTAGCCGTAGCCGCCGAATATCTGGAGTGCGTCGGCGGTCACCTCGACGGCGATGTCGGAGGCGAAAGCCTTACAGGCGGAAGAGTAACGGCTGACGTCGCGGGCGCCGGCGTCAATCGTTCGCGCCGCGGCGTACGTCAGCGCGCGCGCCGCCTCGACCTTTATCGCCATATCGGCCAGCATGAACTGCAACCCCTGGAAGCTCGAGATGGGTTGGCCGAACTGGCGGCGCTCTTTGGCGTAGGCCACGGCGAGCTCGAGCGCGCCCTGGGCGATGCCCACGGCCTGCGCGGCGACGCCGGGCCGCGTCCGGTCGAAGGTCCGCATCGCCGTGATGAAACCGGTGCCCTCTTTACCGAGCAGGTTCGCCGCCGGCACCGTACAGTCGCTAAATATTAATTCCCGCGTCGCCGACGCGCGGATGCCGAGCTTGTCTTCCCTTTTGCCGAACGTGAAGCCGGGGGTGCCCTTCTCGACCGCGAGAGCGCTCAGGCCGCGGGCGCCGCGCGCCGGGTCGGTGCTCGCGACGACGACGTATATCTCGGCCTCGCCGCCGTTGGTTATCCACTGCTTGGTCCCGTTGAGGACGTAATGGTCGCCGTCGCGGCGGGCCCGCGTCCGCACCGCCGACGGGTCCGAGCCGGCCTCGGCCTCGGTTAGGGCGAACGCCGCGAGCGCTTTGCCCGCGGCCACGCGCGGCAGGAACCTCTTCTTCTGCTCGTCGTTCCCCGCGATCAAAATAGGTTCTACGGCGAGCGCGGTCCCCAGCAGCGCGAGCGCGATGCCGGCGCACGCCCGGGACAGCTCCTCGGCGACGATGCACAGCTCGAAGGTGCCCATACCCAGGCCGTCGTATTCTTCCGGGACGAAGACGCGGAAGAGGTCCGCCTGCGCGAAGACCTCTACCATGTCCCACGGGAACTCGTCGTGCCGGTCGTAGTGCTCGGCCTTGGGCGCGACGGTGTTGCGCGCAATATCGCGGGTTAGCTTCTGGAGCTCGCGTTGCTCTTCGGTCAACAAGTAGTCCATCGGGTTAGTTCGCCTTTGTTTCTTTTTGGTGGGGCGCGCGTTGGCGCTTCTTCGACCGGAGGAGCTGCAGCGTTTTGTGCGCCGCCCTCATTTCGGCGTCTTTCTTGGAGCGGCCCCGGGCCTTGCCGTACACTTTACCTTTTATTTCGACGCCCACGACGAACTCGGCGTTGTGCTGCGGGCCCCGCCGGGTGA
Encoded proteins:
- a CDS encoding NAD(+)/NADH kinase produces the protein MAVSDSYIFGIVANWKQKDAVNGVASCLEALEKRGQRYVIEERTAVWGNLKGDRVAISDMGKACDLVISFGGDGTLLSVGRLVAANEVPVLAVNLGGLGFLSEMDISLMETAVDAILTDRFLVESRMLLSVRLERTSGEVERDILAVNDLVLGPKAISRIVIVNAYIQRERLFSYRGDGIIAATPTGSTAYSLSAGGPIVDPRVDVLLLTPICAHSLTVRPLIIPPNLEVGIELHTRGKEEVVMTVDGQATYTLAEGDRAYATRAKKRLRLIRLEEKDFYKLLKEKLGWGIQEYVPEPRGEG
- a CDS encoding tetratricopeptide repeat protein, whose protein sequence is MAAFPSRLVSRARSLWAAAARRPGIVVAATALALAAVAVARVDFLLKLTPQTNEMYSESLVRFRYAEMIMKGEALPRADPMVQWPEGFPRDEMIMPLPDYAVGLSYRLWSAGFGPADRYAYLRYFMAFYAATYVPAAFLLFWVMFRRPWPAWAATALYATCLPTFLRAAGNYLREDFATPALLAGSALVWLLLEGRPKGRGKRIAVAAALGACVLYALSCWHMAQFYANVLLAAVFLAAFLGRPGAYGHIGVGLLLGTAAAALLNKPLFAKGVLWSPTVAAAAALAAWGAVRRPATVRWRLALAGGATALAALSLLAVGSGAYGHAYALIWAKLRLAGVHPDDPTRLPVDARIFWMGPYDTTTLKRALIEYGPLLVAAATAFFWSCGKYVRRRKTPAGGAPFFPAAMTVITAVLYWFLVRLTIFFAPWAAIWAAFPAATARRTWTKAVGAALVAGLLAFQFYWATNYGRPGLPRRLLEFLPEKEDPLWDYGKSDNEIFFWLKDNTPEGSAILGQFGLSASVMYWSERPVALHPMYEVPEIRTKIVETSRAYMSPEDDFYELCRRWRISYVVFNAPVFLVYQPPGDRYFAATPNPPADAVGMKMQFQPESLTRFRLIHETYSFRVFEVGRPYDGFVARRYHPYFDDSLFPGLPSREHYREVVAAIERAGDHYNRGPVLERSSRWSAAAAQYGIALSLHRDYEDAELRLGYCLAQLQRYGEAEPHFRRALHVEPENATAHTYMGSYYFSTGSYEAALKEYRRAYELDPDDPENLERIRLTEKILAGA
- a CDS encoding acyl-CoA dehydrogenase family protein; the protein is MDYLLTEEQRELQKLTRDIARNTVAPKAEHYDRHDEFPWDMVEVFAQADLFRVFVPEEYDGLGMGTFELCIVAEELSRACAGIALALLGTALAVEPILIAGNDEQKKRFLPRVAAGKALAAFALTEAEAGSDPSAVRTRARRDGDHYVLNGTKQWITNGGEAEIYVVVASTDPARGARGLSALAVEKGTPGFTFGKREDKLGIRASATRELIFSDCTVPAANLLGKEGTGFITAMRTFDRTRPGVAAQAVGIAQGALELAVAYAKERRQFGQPISSFQGLQFMLADMAIKVEAARALTYAAARTIDAGARDVSRYSSACKAFASDIAVEVTADALQIFGGYGYMREYPIEKYFRDAKITQLYEGTNQIQRQVIALDLIRTAGRNS